The following is a genomic window from Bacteroidia bacterium.
TACTGCCCGTCGAGGGTAATCTCGCGTTTTTCCTGCTTGATTTCGGTAGGAGTGTAGGGCGGAGGCGTGCGAAATTGAGAAAGCAGGGCCGCTATTTGGGTTTCGGGAAGAGGCACAATGAATGTCACTTCTTCGAATTCGCCTTTAGGGCGGCCATAGTTGGCGGTTTGAGCTTTTTTGAGCAGACTGGCAGACGCCTTTTTTCTTTTTATCACCTGTGAATGCCAGTCCAGGGAGAGCCATTCGCCGGACTTTGTTACAACCTGGAGATTACCTTCGGGGGAGATTTCGGCGAATTTCCATTCACCCGCTTCCCGGTTGTGCCAGGTATGGAGAAAACGCCCGCCATTACCGGTGAGATGTGCCGTAGAGAAATCGCCACTAAGCAGGAGGTGGTAATTTTGGGAGAACAGATTACCAGTAATCAGAAAAAGCAGGAGGAAAGGAATATTTTTCATCAGGGTTGAGGTGTTTTTGGGGGTAACAAAATATATGGTTTAGAAGGCTTCGACCTGTTAGGTTGAAATAGGTAATTGAATGACTACCTGACACTTACAATCGTCACTAATACTATCGACCTGTTAGGTCGCCGCTTATCAACCTAACAGGTCGAACCCATCACTCCCTCCCCATCTCCAACTCCAATTCCCCGCCACTCGCAAAATCCCGATGGTAAAACCACCAGCTATCCAATGGCTTTCCATTCAGGCTGGCTGCTTTTATATAGCGGTTCCGGGCAGAATTGTTTTTTACATTGATGGTAAACTTTTCGCCCGAATAATATCGCTGATCCAGATGTATGGTCACTTTGTCAAATATAGGGCTGGACAACTCGTAAATGGGTTCTTCATTTGCCCCGCCCTGCATAGAAAACAGCCCGATTTTCATCAATACAGCCAGTGACCCCATCAGCCCCTGATCTTCATCTCCGCTATACCCGCTGCTGTGATCGACGCCGCTATAGACCGAATCAATCACCTCCCGAATCCAGTACTGTGTCAGGTCTGGCCGGTCAAAATAGTTAAAAATATACCCGGTCTGCATCGAAGGCTGGTTGCCGTAGTTGATCGGTATGCGGCGCAGTTCTTCCTGCAACTCGGCATCATGCGCTTTACCGGAGGTAAATCCTTGTTTGGCGGCGGCTTCAAATGACTGATTCAGTTTTTTTGCGGCGGCTTCTTTTCCCCCCATTAATTCTGCCAGCCCGGGAAGGTCGTGGGGCACAAACCAGCTCGACTGCGCACCATTCGATTCGTTGAATCCGTGTTCATAGTTGTAAGGATCAAATGGCTCCAGCCATTTACCTTCTATATCTTTTGGACGAATCCACCCCGAAGAGGGGTCATAGATTTTTTTATACCCCTGGCTGCGGGCCATAAAGTATGCGTAGTCTTCCTCTTTTCCCATCTTTTTTGCCAACTGTGCCAGCGTCCAGTCCTGATAGCCGTATTCGAGTGTAAGACTCGCTCCGTCCTGATGAAAGCCAAACTTCCCTTCGGGAATCGGGAAAGGCACATAGCCGTTTTGCATATAGTGGCTCAGTCCGCCGCCGATAGCGGTTTCGTGTTCATAACCAGCTTTGGCCATGATGCCGCCTTCCATATGATTTTTTTTCAAGGCTGTCCACAGTTCTTCATTGTCAAATCTGCCGATACCCTTCATGAATGCGCTCACAAAAAAAGGGGTGGCCGAAGCGCCGGTCATCACATAGGTATAATTTCCGCCGGAAGGGCCTCTGGGAATCAGTCCGCCATCGCGGTACATCATCAGCATCGACTGACAAAACTCATCCACCACCTGCGGATATGCCATTCCCCAAAGGGTGTTGATCGTCCATTGGGCACCCCAGAAGGAGTCGGAGTTGTAATGGTTAAATGCGGGTTTCCCTTCGGCATTCAGCGGTATTTGCCCGATTCTCGGTGCAGGGCCCGTCATGTCTGTGTATTGGCCATTGACATCGCTGATGATACGGCGCCCTTGCAACGCATGCCACAGGTCTGTATAAAACCGCACCTGCTGGTCGTGGGTCCCGCCTTCGACTTGTATTTTGCTCAGCCAATTATTCCAGGTATCGCGGGACTCGGCGGATACTTTATCAAAATCCCAGTGGCTGAGTTCTGTGTCAAGATTCAGTCG
Proteins encoded in this region:
- a CDS encoding GH92 family glycosyl hydrolase; the encoded protein is MFRYFLFLFPAIFFACSHSSQTASTPSAPVDLVNPLVDAANSRWFFFTSASRPFGMVNLSPDNLVEGAWGSGYRYDVDTIRGFSHIHAWQLAGVSVMPVNGEVDYLQGAEGFASPFSHKTEVVRPGYHKVQLDRYNITAELTSTTRVGFHRYTFPEKGAGEIVFNLGGMLGPSEMTDGLLRKVSDTEIEGYTTNAPTRRRPKPYRVYFVARFDRPFQSLDGWAGENLQKNISQIADARCGGIVRFDQPGSKPVMMKVGISYVSENQARLNLDTELSHWDFDKVSAESRDTWNNWLSKIQVEGGTHDQQVRFYTDLWHALQGRRIISDVNGQYTDMTGPAPRIGQIPLNAEGKPAFNHYNSDSFWGAQWTINTLWGMAYPQVVDEFCQSMLMMYRDGGLIPRGPSGGNYTYVMTGASATPFFVSAFMKGIGRFDNEELWTALKKNHMEGGIMAKAGYEHETAIGGGLSHYMQNGYVPFPIPEGKFGFHQDGASLTLEYGYQDWTLAQLAKKMGKEEDYAYFMARSQGYKKIYDPSSGWIRPKDIEGKWLEPFDPYNYEHGFNESNGAQSSWFVPHDLPGLAELMGGKEAAAKKLNQSFEAAAKQGFTSGKAHDAELQEELRRIPINYGNQPSMQTGYIFNYFDRPDLTQYWIREVIDSVYSGVDHSSGYSGDEDQGLMGSLAVLMKIGLFSMQGGANEEPIYELSSPIFDKVTIHLDQRYYSGEKFTINVKNNSARNRYIKAASLNGKPLDSWWFYHRDFASGGELELEMGRE